ATGTCCAACTGATGAACATTCTCCTTGTACAACCTGTTAGAGCTTCGTGTTTGATAATTTTCTCGTGTTGGCCTTGCAAAATCGACCGCACGACGTAGTGTATCGTTATCAATGCAAAGCAAATCTGCATCAGCCCCATGCTCCAAGAGAAGCTCCACGTTCTCTAGTCGACCCCATAGAGCCGCTTCCATAAGAGGAGTTCGACCGTCTAGATCAGCAGAATTGGCGCCGGCTCCTTCTTCGAGGAGGAGTCTGACGACTTCGGGGTGTGATTCGCACGCGGCAAGTTGCAAAACAGTTTTGCCGGAGGTTGGACGAGACTGggtctcttcatcctcccactcgtcatcttcatggaAATGCGTGTCTGGAGGTGGTTCCCATGACTCGAAACCATTTAGAAAAGTGCTGTGAATTTGGGTACCTCTCTTGTCTTTTAAGTACTCAAGAAGGGGTTCGAGAATGCCTTGGACCATGTTGCTGACGATGCGATCCATTACCTCGTGTTGAGCTCCGCCCGCGTCTCCCCACAGAGGCTTGTCATTAACCGCCTCTCGGAACCTTGATCTTAAGCTCTCAAGCTGATCGTGAGGGATTTGTTCCGGTAAGCTCACGCCGCCCGATACGAAATAAAGGCTGTTCCTGTCTATTTCGAAGCCGTTTGATGGGAAGTTGAAGCGATAAGTACGATCTCCCGAAAGTCGGTAGCTGCAATGTGCCATGCGAGGCtgttgatcaacatcatAGCCTGTGAAATCGTGCTGGTGGATTTTGTCGCATTACGGGCACAAAATGTGGACAAGCTTCTGGTTCCACCACTGTACTGGAGCGATCGCGGGTGGCGGTGCTGTGGACATTTGTATGCTGCAAGCGGTAGTACGTTTAAAGAGAACCTAGAATGTGAGACGATGGAGCTTTtatgatcatcatcattcatgCCCCTCAGTTGGAGATGGCCAACATAGTCACATGGCCTCAGCTTAATTATAGCCAGACAGACCTCTATCGGAGGAAACCTTGATTTAGTGCATATCGAAAACGTTGAAATTTGTGAGATAAGCATAAGCTACAAGTTGGTTCTCGTTATTTGTCTCTGTAGCGCCGAGTTGGATCCTATGGCTCTCAGTCGCCTGTATAAGTGATTGATCGATCAATGCTCCATGGCGTGCGCTGTCCGGTATTCTAGGATAAGTCCGTTTCTGTTGATTGCATTGGCGATGTGCCTCAGAAGATTTAGTCTTATAGATatgcttcttttctctctaTCAAAGAATCATGTACATCCAGCATGTGCCGTGATAGCCGTGTCCTGCCACGTCATTGCCAATGATTCTGCCTACTCTAATCAATAGTGGGTGTTCGCTTGTCTTGATCCAATTAATTCAGGGTAACATTTATCAATAGCACACAAGCAGCTGAACCCTTCGAAATATCAGTAGGTGTCTACTCGCGCATCATTATTGGACTTTGAGCGCGGTGGCTTGAAAAGCTGCCTCTGAGTAGCCGGTCGTGCTGCAGTCATGGTTTTGGGGCTAAAGTGATTGGATGGCAGGGTCTAGCGTCGTCAATAGCCTCGCAAGGCGTTCCTGCACTGGCGTTTTGGAGACAAGGGTCTGGCCGGTGGGCTCAATGATTTGACCGTCTTGGGTAACGGAAAGAGAAATAGCATACGTTATATAATATCCTGGAACTTGCTCGCGATCTCGCGATAGCCTCATTCCTCACTG
Above is a window of Fusarium oxysporum Fo47 chromosome XII, complete sequence DNA encoding:
- a CDS encoding DYW family of nucleic acid deaminases-domain-containing protein, which produces MAHCSYRLSGDRTYRFNFPSNGFEIDRNSLYFVSGGVSLPEQIPHDQLESLRSRFREAVNDKPLWGDAGGAQHEVMDRIVSNMVQGILEPLLEYLKDKRGTQIHSTFLNGFESWEPPPDTHFHEDDEWEDEETQSRPTSGKTVLQLAACESHPEVVRLLLEEGAGANSADLDGRTPLMEAALWGRLENVELLLEHGADADLLCIDNDTLRRAVDFARPTRENYQTRSSNRLYKENVHQLDIHRREIVRLLEGQAAQPAMQLDGFSFSYRSNDGRSLSLTTHYSLPTEWKTAARLIRGGNFPEISAMSGWGHDEDDLVHVAGQEWTNWVLGLCKMVGFTPERHNYDNGTPGSYYACHAEKQLITYFVYKHCFMDQELAVPPKPEDELTLLINMMSQTGFSDEAWQRCLTDRVEKERNHMYRSRLVALNNVFPAHRLKKADVLVSRPVCDDCRAFLRHVNGQLGLELHLHNSTVDTVS